In one Nocardioides sp. NBC_00368 genomic region, the following are encoded:
- a CDS encoding ABC transporter permease — protein MLRLTLRNLAAHKVRLIMSTLAIVLGVAFLAGVLTFSHGLDRTFSGIINGSTPDGQVRPVNSASSAEASRPGGGGAAMLEPETIERLRTLPEVARADGVVQGFGLYVLDTDDKLVSSSGAPTLAFNHTGTPNLLGEPSLELTLGSWPTGNKELVLDEGTAEKAGYRVGDSVTLIAPQGETRRKVTLTGIAAFNGGGTAGAQLLIFSTAGAQSLFTDGKDVYSGISLTAAPGVSQKELAEAANTVVPKGFEAVTGDKVVEESEDAIGEFLDVISVFLIVFAVIAVIVGAFIIVNTFSILIAQRSRQLALLRALGASRRQVTASVLFEALVMALVAATLGILAGWGLAHGLAAAFRQAGLEIASDVLVLTPRTIWISYAVGVCVTLAAALLPSRRAAKVPPVAAMREDTQPPARSTILRTSVGLVLLAAGLVLAAMPRIGIPEISLPGGFDVPTSPALWVGVGAGVSILSVAWISAFLGRPVLAALRTVSGAVFGMTGKLAGQNAMRDPRRTGATASALMIGLALVSLIGVLAASMNASITDVVEEQFKPDLVVQSPTFTPFPTSIGDEMEKVEGVATVSRSQIAQAVVGEVDLRNPKNNEATFLFGVDQHLSKVYDLDVLEGSDDVKPGQVLVTDEAAKKHKWRLGDRIDLTFVSGRQAHPQISGIIAQSQVTGDITLRIEDLVAAKVPREDASLSILLARGADPDVVHDRLDKLVEDRPVVAVQDKDEFAESIKGQVNQLLYMIYGLLALAIVIAVIGIVNTLGLSVIERTREIGLLRAIGLSRGQLRRMITLESVTISVLGAVLGLGLGVLFGVLLRDALREDLTSLWVPLDQLAVFLGIAVVVGVLAALLPAIRAGREDVLEAIATE, from the coding sequence GTGCTCCGGCTGACGCTGCGCAACCTCGCCGCGCACAAGGTGCGCCTGATCATGTCGACGCTCGCCATCGTCCTGGGCGTGGCGTTCCTGGCCGGCGTGCTCACCTTCTCCCACGGGCTCGACCGCACCTTCTCCGGGATCATCAACGGCTCCACGCCCGACGGCCAGGTGCGGCCGGTCAACAGCGCCAGCTCGGCCGAGGCCAGCCGCCCCGGCGGTGGCGGCGCGGCGATGCTGGAGCCCGAGACCATCGAGAGGCTGCGTACGCTCCCCGAGGTCGCCCGCGCCGACGGCGTCGTCCAGGGGTTCGGCCTCTACGTCCTCGACACCGACGACAAGCTGGTCAGCAGCTCGGGCGCGCCGACGCTGGCCTTCAACCACACCGGCACCCCCAACCTGCTCGGCGAGCCGTCGCTCGAGCTCACCCTGGGAAGCTGGCCGACCGGGAACAAGGAGCTCGTCCTCGACGAGGGGACGGCGGAGAAGGCCGGCTACCGGGTGGGCGACTCGGTCACGCTGATCGCGCCCCAGGGCGAGACCCGCCGCAAGGTCACCCTCACCGGCATCGCCGCCTTCAACGGGGGTGGCACCGCCGGCGCGCAGCTGCTGATCTTCAGCACAGCCGGCGCGCAGAGCCTGTTCACCGACGGCAAGGACGTCTACTCCGGGATCTCGTTGACCGCCGCCCCCGGCGTCAGCCAGAAGGAGCTCGCCGAGGCCGCGAACACGGTGGTCCCGAAGGGCTTCGAGGCCGTCACCGGCGACAAGGTGGTCGAAGAGTCCGAGGACGCCATCGGTGAGTTCCTCGACGTGATCTCGGTCTTCCTGATCGTCTTCGCGGTGATCGCGGTGATCGTCGGCGCCTTCATCATCGTCAACACCTTCTCGATCCTGATCGCGCAGCGCTCGCGTCAGCTGGCGCTGCTGCGGGCCCTGGGTGCCTCCCGCCGCCAGGTCACCGCCTCGGTCCTCTTCGAGGCGCTGGTGATGGCGCTGGTCGCGGCCACCCTCGGCATCCTCGCCGGCTGGGGACTCGCCCACGGACTGGCCGCCGCCTTCCGCCAGGCGGGGCTGGAGATCGCCTCCGACGTGCTCGTCCTCACCCCGCGCACCATCTGGATCTCCTACGCCGTGGGCGTCTGCGTCACGCTCGCCGCCGCCCTGCTCCCTTCCCGCCGGGCCGCCAAGGTGCCGCCGGTGGCAGCGATGCGCGAGGACACCCAGCCTCCGGCCAGGTCCACCATCCTGCGTACGTCGGTGGGGCTCGTCCTGCTGGCCGCCGGCCTCGTGCTCGCGGCGATGCCGAGAATCGGGATTCCGGAGATCAGCCTGCCGGGTGGTTTCGACGTGCCCACCAGTCCAGCCCTGTGGGTGGGCGTCGGTGCCGGGGTCTCGATCCTCTCGGTCGCCTGGATCAGCGCGTTCCTGGGCCGCCCCGTGCTCGCGGCGCTGCGTACGGTCTCAGGGGCGGTCTTCGGGATGACCGGCAAGCTGGCGGGGCAGAACGCGATGCGCGACCCCCGGCGCACCGGCGCCACCGCCTCCGCACTGATGATCGGGCTCGCGCTCGTCTCGCTGATCGGGGTGCTCGCCGCCTCGATGAACGCCTCGATCACCGATGTCGTCGAGGAGCAGTTCAAGCCCGACCTGGTCGTGCAGAGCCCGACCTTCACCCCGTTCCCGACCTCGATCGGCGACGAGATGGAGAAGGTCGAGGGCGTGGCCACCGTCTCCCGCTCCCAGATCGCCCAGGCCGTCGTGGGCGAGGTCGATCTGCGCAACCCGAAGAACAACGAGGCCACGTTCCTCTTCGGCGTCGACCAGCACCTGTCGAAGGTCTACGACCTCGACGTGCTCGAGGGCAGCGACGACGTCAAGCCGGGTCAGGTGCTCGTCACCGACGAGGCCGCGAAGAAGCACAAGTGGCGGCTCGGTGACCGCATCGATCTCACCTTCGTCAGCGGTCGCCAGGCCCACCCCCAGATCAGCGGGATCATCGCGCAGAGCCAGGTGACCGGGGACATCACCCTGCGCATCGAGGACCTCGTGGCCGCCAAGGTGCCGCGGGAGGACGCCTCGCTCAGCATCCTGCTCGCGCGGGGAGCCGATCCGGACGTCGTCCACGACCGTCTCGACAAGCTCGTCGAGGACCGCCCCGTGGTCGCGGTGCAGGACAAGGACGAGTTCGCCGAGTCGATCAAGGGGCAGGTCAACCAGCTGCTCTACATGATCTACGGCCTGCTCGCGCTGGCGATCGTGATCGCGGTGATCGGCATCGTCAACACCCTCGGCCTCAGCGTCATCGAGCGCACCCGCGAGATCGGCCTGCTGCGCGCCATCGGACTCTCCCGCGGCCAGCTGCGCCGGATGATCACCCTCGAGTCGGTGACCATCTCGGTGCTCGGGGCGGTGCTCGGGCTCGGCCTCGGCGTGCTCTTCGGCGTGCTGCTGCGCGACGCGCTGCGCGAGGACCTGACCAGCCTGTGGGTGCCGCTCGACCAGCTGGCCGTCTTCTTGGGGATCGCGGTGGTCGTCGGGGTGCTGGCCGCTCTCCTGCCCGCCATCCGCGCCGGGAGGGAAGACGTCCTCGAGGCGATCGCCACGGAGTAG
- a CDS encoding M3 family metallopeptidase codes for MIHALLEPSDLPHRLPRFADISIDDYGPAIERGMAEQLAALTTITSSAEEPTFENTLVALERSGETLDRVLRVFFSLLSADSCDALDELNAAYAPRLAAHHDALLLDDALFARVNAVYDKRDELEGEDRYLVERYHRDFVLAGAALGASEKARLRLLNQEISGLEAAFAQAAQADSNDLAVVVDTVEELAGLTPGEISAAAAAAEGRGLAGKYLITLTLFTAHPYLSVLENRELRQRLFEAELARGSRSNDHDTRSIALDALRLRAEKAQLLGFDSYAGLVTADNTAGTPKAVRDMLERLAVPAARNARAEQAALEGSAGGPIEAWDWPYYAEKVRASEYDVDLAVLRPWFEADRVLRDGVFYAAGRLYGLTFEERPDLQGYHPEVRVFEVSRDGEPIGLYLLDLYTRDSKKGGAWMNSYVTANTLLGEPSAVVTNNLNVPKPAPGEPTLLTFDEVNTLFHEFGHALHGLLARATYPRFAATSVYRDFVEYPSQVNEMWMLWPEVLANYAVHYETGEPIPADVLGKLEASATFNEGFATSEYLAAALIDLAWHELGPADVPTSPEAVGEFEAAALAAVGLDNPAVRPRYYTAYFKHIFGGYASAYYSYIWSEVLDADTVAWFKENGGLTRENGEAYVRYVIGIGGTRDPLESYAEWRGRPAPIAPLLERRGLA; via the coding sequence GTGATCCACGCCCTACTCGAGCCCAGCGACCTGCCCCACCGACTGCCCCGATTCGCGGACATCTCGATCGACGACTACGGCCCGGCGATCGAGCGCGGGATGGCCGAGCAGCTGGCGGCGCTCACCACGATCACCTCCTCCGCCGAGGAGCCGACCTTCGAGAACACCCTCGTCGCCCTGGAACGGTCGGGGGAGACGCTGGACCGGGTCCTGCGGGTCTTCTTCTCACTGCTGTCCGCGGACTCCTGCGACGCCCTGGACGAGCTGAATGCTGCGTACGCTCCTCGGCTGGCGGCCCACCACGACGCGCTGCTCCTCGACGACGCGCTCTTCGCACGGGTGAACGCCGTCTACGACAAGCGGGACGAGCTGGAGGGCGAGGACCGCTACCTGGTCGAGCGCTACCACCGCGACTTCGTGCTCGCGGGGGCCGCGCTGGGAGCCTCGGAGAAGGCGCGACTGCGGCTGCTCAACCAGGAGATCTCCGGGCTCGAGGCGGCCTTCGCGCAGGCTGCGCAGGCCGACTCCAACGACCTGGCCGTGGTCGTCGACACCGTCGAGGAGCTCGCCGGCCTGACCCCGGGCGAGATCTCGGCGGCAGCCGCGGCGGCCGAAGGAAGAGGACTGGCGGGCAAGTACCTGATCACGCTGACCCTGTTCACCGCCCACCCCTACCTGTCGGTGCTGGAGAACCGGGAGCTGCGTCAACGGCTGTTCGAGGCAGAGCTCGCGCGGGGCTCGCGGAGCAACGACCACGACACCCGCTCCATCGCGCTCGACGCGCTGCGGCTGCGGGCCGAGAAGGCGCAGCTGCTCGGCTTCGACAGCTACGCGGGGCTGGTGACCGCCGACAACACGGCCGGCACGCCCAAGGCGGTCCGCGACATGCTGGAGCGGCTGGCGGTGCCGGCCGCGCGCAACGCCCGCGCCGAGCAGGCCGCGCTCGAGGGGTCCGCGGGTGGGCCGATCGAGGCCTGGGACTGGCCCTACTACGCCGAGAAGGTCCGGGCCTCGGAGTACGACGTCGATCTCGCCGTGCTACGGCCGTGGTTCGAGGCCGACCGGGTGCTGCGCGACGGCGTCTTCTACGCCGCGGGCCGGCTCTACGGTCTGACCTTCGAGGAGCGGCCCGACCTGCAGGGCTACCACCCCGAGGTACGTGTCTTCGAGGTCTCCCGCGACGGCGAGCCGATCGGGCTCTACCTGCTCGACCTCTACACCCGCGACTCGAAGAAGGGCGGGGCCTGGATGAACTCCTACGTCACCGCCAACACGCTGCTCGGTGAGCCGTCGGCGGTCGTGACCAACAACCTCAACGTGCCCAAGCCGGCCCCCGGTGAGCCGACGCTGCTGACGTTCGACGAGGTCAACACGCTCTTCCACGAGTTCGGGCATGCGCTCCACGGGCTGCTGGCGCGGGCCACCTACCCCCGGTTCGCGGCGACGTCGGTCTACCGAGACTTCGTCGAGTACCCGTCCCAGGTCAACGAGATGTGGATGCTCTGGCCCGAGGTGCTCGCCAACTACGCGGTGCACTACGAGACCGGGGAGCCGATCCCGGCCGACGTGCTGGGCAAGCTGGAGGCTTCCGCCACGTTCAACGAGGGGTTCGCCACCTCCGAATACCTGGCCGCAGCGCTGATCGACCTGGCCTGGCACGAGCTCGGCCCCGCCGACGTACCGACCTCACCGGAGGCGGTGGGGGAGTTCGAGGCAGCCGCACTGGCAGCGGTCGGTCTGGACAACCCGGCGGTGCGGCCGCGCTACTACACGGCCTACTTCAAGCACATCTTCGGCGGCTACGCCTCGGCCTACTACTCCTACATCTGGTCCGAGGTCCTCGACGCCGACACGGTCGCGTGGTTCAAGGAGAACGGCGGGCTGACCAGGGAGAACGGCGAGGCGTACGTCCGCTATGTGATCGGCATCGGCGGCACCCGCGACCCGCTGGAGTCCTATGCGGAGTGGCGCGGCCGGCCGGCCCCGATCGCTCCGCTGCTGGAGCGCCGGGGCCTGGCCTGA
- a CDS encoding ABC transporter ATP-binding protein, producing MTDADRLEIAAQAIDLHKTYGKGAAEVRALDGVSLDLYAGQFTAIMGPSGSGKSTLMHCLAALDKPTTGEVIVGGRKLGRMRDRRLTALRRDKIGFVFQAFNLVPTLTAQENILLPLSLARKKPEKEWFDQVIDTVDLRPRLKHKPSELSGGQQQRVACARALVSRPDIVFADEPTGNLDSTSAAQVLDFLRRSVDDLGQTIVMVSHDPVAASYCDRVVFLADGRIVDELAKPTREEILAHMSDLQSRAMGLTPIGEGA from the coding sequence GTGACCGACGCAGACCGACTCGAGATCGCCGCCCAGGCGATCGACCTGCACAAGACCTACGGGAAGGGCGCCGCGGAGGTCCGCGCGCTCGACGGCGTGAGCCTGGACCTCTACGCGGGACAGTTCACCGCCATCATGGGGCCCTCGGGCTCCGGCAAGTCGACGCTGATGCACTGCCTGGCGGCGCTCGACAAGCCCACGACCGGCGAGGTGATCGTCGGCGGTCGCAAGCTCGGCAGGATGCGCGACCGCCGGCTCACCGCACTGCGTCGCGACAAGATCGGGTTCGTCTTCCAGGCGTTCAATCTGGTGCCGACGCTCACCGCGCAGGAGAACATCCTGCTGCCGCTCTCGCTGGCCAGGAAGAAGCCCGAGAAGGAGTGGTTCGACCAGGTCATCGACACGGTCGACCTGCGGCCGCGGCTCAAGCACAAGCCGAGCGAGCTCTCCGGTGGCCAGCAGCAGCGGGTCGCCTGTGCCCGCGCGCTGGTCTCCAGGCCCGACATCGTCTTCGCCGACGAGCCGACCGGCAACCTCGACTCCACCTCGGCCGCCCAGGTGCTCGACTTCCTGCGCCGTAGCGTCGACGACCTGGGCCAGACCATCGTCATGGTCTCCCACGACCCGGTCGCCGCCTCCTACTGCGACCGCGTGGTCTTCCTGGCAGACGGCCGCATCGTCGACGAGCTGGCCAAGCCGACCCGCGAGGAGATCCTCGCGCACATGTCCGACCTGCAGTCCCGGGCCATGGGACTGACCCCGATCGGCGAAGGCGCCTGA
- a CDS encoding beta-class carbonic anhydrase yields the protein MADFDDLLAANREYAEKFDNGGFDGVAHAGVAIVTCMDSRIEPLALLGLGLGDAKIFRNPGGRVTPQAMEALVLGVHLLNVKRILVVPHTRCAVASNTEGELRAKLAESAGQDASWLDLTVVVDDQVRALAEDVAKVRSHPFVPEDVKVGGFIYDVDTGLLTQKV from the coding sequence ATGGCCGATTTCGATGACCTGCTTGCCGCGAACCGTGAATACGCCGAGAAGTTCGACAACGGAGGCTTCGACGGCGTCGCCCATGCCGGCGTCGCCATCGTGACCTGCATGGACTCCCGCATCGAGCCGCTCGCCCTGCTGGGCCTGGGCCTCGGCGACGCCAAGATCTTCCGCAACCCCGGCGGCCGCGTCACCCCGCAGGCGATGGAGGCGCTGGTGCTCGGCGTGCACCTCCTCAACGTCAAGCGCATCCTGGTCGTGCCCCACACCCGCTGTGCGGTCGCCTCCAACACCGAGGGCGAGCTGCGCGCCAAGCTCGCCGAGTCCGCCGGCCAAGACGCCTCCTGGCTCGACCTGACCGTCGTCGTCGACGACCAGGTCCGCGCCCTCGCCGAGGACGTCGCCAAGGTCCGCTCGCACCCGTTCGTCCCCGAGGACGTCAAGGTCGGCGGGTTCATCTACGACGTCGACACGGGTCTGCTCACTCAGAAAGTCTGA
- a CDS encoding FdhF/YdeP family oxidoreductase, giving the protein MSNERRADLPEPTLRVSEPETAAVGIPGVAHSMEYALREMGPRRSLQTLLKVNQVGGFDCPSCAWPDPDHRKAAEFCENGAKAVAWEATRKRVDRAFFETHSVASLDERDDHWLESQGRLTEPMYIGPGETHYSPISWADAIDLIADRMRAAEPDRSVFYTSGRASNEAAFAYQLLARQLGTNNLPDCSNMCHESSGTALGEVIGIGKGTVTYDDLAEHSDLIFVVGQNPGTNHPRMLTALESAKENGAMVVSVNPLREAGLGRFRNPQTVRGVTGVGTQLADVHVPVQVNGDLALFAGINKLLVERDAVAHPFIEEHTDGFDVAAQTWAAMEWDEITRLSGISREEIESLTDLVESRERVIVCWAMGLTQHKNSVATIREIASFLLLRGNIGKPGAGACPVRGHSNVQGDRTMGIWEKPPAWFLDAIRDEFGITPPREEGYDVVAAIEAMRAGAVDVFLALGGNFAAATPDTAVTTAALADVGLTVQISTKLNRSHLHHGREGLILPCLGRTERDETGGREQYVTVEDSMGMVHASYGRLLPGSKELRSEVGIICAIGEALFGSDQGIDWATMGVDYSRIRWHISAVIPGFEDFEKRLKAPGGFALPNGPRDSRTFNTATGRARVTANPLTAVTAPPGHLVLQTLRSHDQFNTTVYGYNDRYRGIKGGRHVVFVNPEDLLELGIADGDTVDIVSVWTDGERRAEGFRVVAYATPRGSAAAYFPEANVLIPLDSFADGSRTPTSKSVVVRLEAR; this is encoded by the coding sequence GTGAGCAACGAGCGCCGCGCAGACCTGCCCGAACCCACCCTCCGCGTCAGCGAGCCGGAGACGGCCGCGGTGGGGATCCCCGGCGTGGCGCACTCGATGGAGTACGCGCTGCGCGAGATGGGCCCCAGACGCAGTCTGCAGACGCTGCTCAAGGTCAACCAGGTCGGCGGCTTCGACTGCCCCTCGTGCGCCTGGCCCGACCCCGACCACCGCAAGGCGGCCGAGTTCTGCGAGAACGGCGCCAAGGCGGTGGCGTGGGAGGCGACCCGCAAGCGGGTCGACCGCGCCTTCTTCGAAACCCACTCGGTCGCCTCGCTCGACGAGCGCGACGACCACTGGCTGGAGTCGCAGGGCCGGCTGACCGAGCCGATGTACATCGGCCCCGGCGAGACCCACTACTCCCCCATCTCCTGGGCCGACGCGATCGACCTGATCGCGGACCGCATGCGCGCCGCCGAACCCGACCGTTCGGTCTTCTACACCTCGGGCCGGGCCTCCAACGAGGCCGCCTTCGCCTACCAGCTGCTCGCCCGCCAGCTCGGCACCAACAACCTGCCCGACTGCTCCAACATGTGTCACGAGTCCAGCGGCACGGCGCTCGGCGAGGTGATCGGCATCGGCAAGGGCACCGTGACCTACGACGACCTGGCCGAGCACTCCGACCTGATCTTCGTGGTCGGCCAGAACCCCGGCACCAACCACCCGCGGATGCTGACCGCGCTCGAGTCCGCCAAGGAGAACGGCGCCATGGTGGTGTCGGTCAACCCGCTGCGCGAGGCCGGGCTCGGGCGGTTCCGCAACCCGCAGACCGTACGCGGCGTCACCGGTGTCGGCACCCAGCTCGCCGATGTCCACGTGCCCGTGCAGGTCAACGGCGACCTGGCTCTCTTCGCCGGGATCAACAAGCTGCTCGTCGAGCGCGACGCCGTCGCGCACCCGTTCATCGAGGAGCACACCGACGGCTTCGACGTCGCGGCACAGACGTGGGCGGCGATGGAGTGGGACGAGATCACCCGGCTCAGCGGCATCTCCCGTGAGGAGATCGAGTCGCTGACCGATCTGGTCGAGTCCCGCGAGCGCGTCATCGTGTGCTGGGCGATGGGCCTGACCCAGCACAAGAACTCGGTGGCCACGATCCGCGAGATCGCCTCGTTCCTGCTGCTGCGCGGCAACATCGGCAAGCCCGGTGCGGGCGCCTGCCCGGTCCGTGGCCACTCCAACGTGCAGGGCGACCGCACGATGGGCATCTGGGAGAAGCCGCCGGCGTGGTTCCTCGACGCGATCCGCGACGAGTTCGGCATCACGCCGCCGCGCGAGGAGGGCTACGACGTGGTCGCCGCGATCGAGGCGATGCGTGCCGGCGCCGTCGACGTCTTCCTCGCCCTGGGCGGCAACTTCGCCGCCGCGACCCCCGACACCGCGGTCACCACCGCGGCACTCGCCGACGTCGGTCTCACTGTCCAGATCTCGACCAAGCTCAACCGCAGCCACCTCCACCACGGCCGCGAGGGCCTGATCCTGCCCTGTCTGGGCCGCACCGAACGCGACGAGACCGGCGGGCGGGAGCAGTACGTCACCGTCGAGGACTCGATGGGCATGGTCCACGCCTCCTACGGCCGCCTGCTCCCGGGCTCGAAGGAGCTGCGCAGCGAGGTCGGCATCATCTGCGCTATCGGCGAGGCACTCTTCGGCTCCGACCAGGGCATCGACTGGGCCACGATGGGTGTGGACTACTCCCGGATCCGCTGGCACATCTCGGCGGTGATCCCCGGGTTCGAGGACTTCGAAAAACGTCTGAAGGCACCCGGCGGATTCGCCCTGCCCAACGGCCCCCGCGACTCCCGCACCTTCAACACCGCTACGGGGCGGGCCCGGGTCACCGCCAACCCGCTGACCGCCGTCACCGCTCCCCCGGGACACCTGGTGCTCCAGACGCTGCGCTCACACGACCAGTTCAACACCACGGTCTACGGCTACAACGACCGCTATCGCGGCATCAAGGGCGGGCGCCACGTCGTCTTCGTCAACCCCGAGGACCTGCTCGAGCTCGGTATCGCCGACGGCGACACCGTCGACATCGTCTCGGTCTGGACCGACGGCGAGCGTCGCGCCGAGGGCTTCCGTGTCGTCGCCTACGCCACCCCTCGCGGCTCGGCCGCGGCGTACTTCCCGGAGGCGAACGTCCTCATCCCGCTCGACTCCTTCGCCGACGGCAGCCGCACCCCGACCTCGAAGTCCGTCGTCGTCCGCCTGGAGGCGCGCTAG